From the genome of Pelobacter propionicus DSM 2379, one region includes:
- a CDS encoding YfcE family phosphodiesterase — MTSDSHGNYPLLFRASDAAAPLDAVIHLGDGGEDAELLNQATGIQVIAIAGNCDYHPSVPRELLWECAGIRFLLTHGDRYGVKRDLNLLEKRALQLEANVVLYGHSHQAAISTRSEILFVNPGTLIKGTSRTSYATLEIGPNGLKPLLHDIS; from the coding sequence GTGACATCCGATAGCCACGGTAACTACCCGCTCCTGTTCCGGGCCAGCGACGCGGCCGCTCCCCTGGATGCGGTCATCCACCTGGGTGACGGAGGCGAAGACGCAGAGTTGCTCAACCAGGCAACCGGTATCCAGGTCATCGCCATAGCCGGCAACTGCGATTACCATCCCTCCGTGCCGCGGGAACTGCTCTGGGAGTGCGCCGGGATCCGCTTCCTGCTGACCCACGGTGACCGCTATGGCGTCAAGAGGGATCTGAACCTGCTGGAAAAGCGCGCGCTCCAATTGGAAGCGAACGTGGTGCTGTACGGCCACAGCCACCAAGCCGCCATCTCCACTCGCTCGGAGATCCTGTTCGTCAATCCCGGCACCCTGATCAAGGGCACCAGCCGCACCAGCTATGCGACCCTGGAAATCGGCCCCAACGGCCTGAAGCCGCTCCTGCACGACATCAGTTGA